TATACTGAAGGTGTAGGCGTGAAAAGCTTCATTTGGTTCGAATTTTAATTAGAAAGACCCCGGTCCGAACTTGTGGAAATTTCATTTGGTTTAATCAGAAATGATGCATAATATGTCGGAATTTTCTAGCTTTCAGCTTTCTGATAATTCGCTTGTCTTCTTAAAGTATTACAGCATAAGTAATATGATAAACGAATTATTACTATCTTTTAATTGATATACTggagttttcttttctttttatatttttgggattGATTATCATTTACACTGCCAGGAACACTGTTCTAGGGTTAATAACTCGTATCGACAGTTCATTTTAAATCAAGTGTTcaaaaagcatgtaaaactttgTTTAAATCATCGTTGGCacgtttttaaatttaaaaattgcagtgtttatttatttattttgggtGGCGGTTGATGCGGTAAGTATGAAGTTGAGTGGGTAATGATACTGAAGGGGTATAACGgtagtaatttttttatatataaatgcaGTTGAACCTTTACCCGGAGTCGACAGTGAATCTCTTGAAGTTGCAAGGGAATGTTTAGCCGAGATTTTTAAGATTGATTCGTCCGCACTATACAACCAATCAAATTGTGATTCTTTAGTAGACATTTTCAGTTCTCGAGAAGCAATTGCAGGTTGTGAAACTGATAGTGCAGGAATTTCCAATGGTGCATCTACGTCCGCAGCCAAGAATTCTGAAGTTTTGGAGGCTTTGCTATCATTGGTCTTTTTTCGCTCTGCTACACTGTATTATTGAGCGTTTATTAGTTTTCATTGGATTGTGACTAATTTAAATGCGTCCCAGtcaagattttttaaatttatatgtaGAACTACAAAGCAAGAAACATTGTAGTTGGATTTGGTTAATACCGGTGGATAATTTATTGATCATTAAAATGATTTCATATGGAACACCTGAAAGATATATGCTTCCTCTTTTGGCTATATGGCATCTGGGTTAATACGTTGGCCTGTGCTGTAGTTAACTGTTTTGTTTCCCTTGTTTAGGAAATTTTATTCATTAGAATCCCAATGCTAGTAGTGGAAATTGAAAGTGCATGCATGATATTCGTTGTCTCTTATAGCTTTGCATTCTTTTATTTCTCTCTCTTTCCATTATTCATCCAATCATTTTTGCTGATACGGCTGCTGGGTGGGGTGAGGTTAAGGATGTTTTTTATGCCTATTCTTGGCACTTTGCTATTTTCTTTTAACTAAATCCTATTTTCTTCCGCTATTAGGGTCAGGATACAACAAGAGAACACTATTCAAATGGTGAGAGCATATATTTTCCggtatttttcttaaaaaaagttTATATGATATTCGAAACATGATAGGAAAATCCTGTTCTTCTCATCACGACACTAACGCAGGTCCTAATACATGACCTGATGGCCAGCTTACTATGGGCAATATCGGGATACTAATGATTCTTACTTGAATTAGCTTTTTTTTGGATGTGCTGTGTATCTGAGGCTTCTGTCATCTGCTCAAAGTACCGAATTTACGAAAAAACTCGTCCTTAAAGATATAATCCAATTATACCTAGAATCCTCATCCATTTGGTGGAGGGTGATCAGCGAGTGCTGATGGGTGAAATAAACCCGAATAAAATAATGAAGTAGTTGAAGAAAGACAAAAAAGAGTTACATAGATGGGTAAGGGCAAGATACATGGACGATTTGGGTTGCTTTTAATCACAGGATATCTTGCCAGATTGGTTTATTTAATCCGTGACCAATCAGCATTTTTGAAGTCTTGAAGAATTTGTGATCCTTGTACTTGATAAAAACTGTTTTCGTGTCTTACAGTAGATTTATACAATAAAGGGTTGGTTTTTGTAGATTGCTAATTTGATCGAAAGGAAAGAGACAATATGGAGAAGGAATTACAGTATTTTCATGCTTTTCCACGCAATGAGAGtttctctttgtttttttttgtgcGTCTTCGCTAGGATCCGCTGGAGGTGCACCCTGATAAGACAAAATAGCCCTTAATAGCCGCTAATTGTTATGTATCATATTTTGTAAATCTTTTTGTCGGCTGAATGCATTTTTTTTGCATTGGCAGGGAAGGATGAACTTTTTGGGCATTTTTTTGGTGCTCTTGAAAAGGTCCATTATTTCAGTAGGATGCCCGATGGAAACGATGATCAAGTGCAGCTGGATAGAGCGACCCTTGTATTTCATAATGCAGTGGAGGTATGATGAGCTTAGTCATGGTGAAATTAAACTCTGTTAGTAGCATTTTGTTAAATCATTTTGATCAACGGCTGATGTAACTTTCTATCGGAGATTCCTGATTTTGTCATTCAGATTTGTTCATGAAACTTAGAAATGTATATTTGTGGTACTTTGAGTCATTTTCTTACCTTTATGTTATTCTAGGTGTACTTCCAGCTATAGATTGAGCCAAGTTGGTGAATACTAATCCTTGATCTGAGATATTAGCTATCATTTTGTCCTGTATTAGCATTTGTTCTGTCCCACCAACTATTTATTCACCTTCTGGCTACGTTAAAAAATAACAGAATCAAAGTGTCTGCTTGTCTTTTACCCTGACAGGCGAGTTTGATGTAAAATTTCAGTAAACAATAGAATCAAAGCGGCTATTTGACTTTGATCCTGATTGGTGAGTTTGATGATGTAAAATTTCCGAAGTAGGGACATGGGTGGATGCCAATCATTCTACTGTTTGTTGATGTTGTGTCACAAATTGGGAAAACCTCCTTCGCACCACATCATCTCAACCAGATGATACTGCTGGGTTAAGTTGCTATTGGAAGctatgcttaaagaaataagaGTACCTTAGAGGTGACGATGATGATAAAAACCAGATGGCTCTTGAAACAGAAAGAAGTTGAATCACTACAATGTTTAGGAGCATTATGCACTACACACGTGCATCTTCATGTTATTTCATAGTTCTGATTGGATAAGACAATTTATGAACTGGAAATCTATTCAGTACAAGATGTTTCTTCCATCAGATTGTAATTTTTTAAGATTATTGCCATTCTTCTTGATGGCTAGAGTTGCGTCTAGCTCCTTTGTATGCCTCATGATGAAGTTATAATTACGGATATCAGGAAATGCAAGTAACAGGGTGTCAAACATTTGATCAAAAAAGCTTGGCAGAGACCTTCAAATCGCAAGGTGCTTCATCTTGCAGTGTCTTTATCCAGTTTATACTTCTCATTACTATTTTGTTTCCTACTCTTTCTCTCACTTAATGAACTATTATCATCTTGGTATGAGCTCGGGAGATGATGGTTATGAATGTATTTTTCCAATCGATGCTCGTCGGATCGGAATCCTCTTTCACAAGTTGTAATGGCTGATTAGCCGAGTATCATGAATTTTTTGAGTTATTTGAACAATTAAACAAATGCCTCCTTGTTGAGACATTTGTTATCAATCACAAGTTATGAAAATACATAAAACATGTTGATGATGCATCTGTGTCTCTTGATATTTCTTTggctatttttcattttccctcTGTGATTGTGGTATTACTGATAAAACGATCACAAATATTACGGTGGACTACTTTTGTTACATGATTCCTGCGTGTTTTGCGTTCTTTACcatgtttctttaatttttctgacatttttttcttttggatTGTTCATTGCTAATACATATTCAAATGATTCATTTTTGTATTATAGGTAACAAAGCCATGCAGTCGAAGCTTTATAAAGAGGCAATTGAGCTGTATACTTTTGCTATTGCGCTATTTGCAGACCATGCTGTTTATTTTTGCAACAGGTCTGCAACATATTAACGTGAATGTTTGGTTTGTCACTTATATTACATATATCCACATTCCTGCACATGACCTGTGGGCATAATGGAGTTCTGCTATTTTTTGCCATTCCCTGAACTCCCACGATACCCTTCAAAAGCATATCCAATTCTCATGCAGTCAGACTACAACATTAAATGgttttttaaatattgtttgCCTTCATTAGGTCCAGTTTTAgtttttggaatttcaatttcATTTTTCCTTCTCCCATACTAATTTTTTCTACATGACTTTTACATTTTAGACTCgtttttctaatttttctttATGTATCCATTTATGATTGAACTGCATTGATCTTAAAATTCTCAGGGCAGCTGCATATGCCCAGATTTACCGCTACGCAGAAGCAGTTCAAGATTGTCTGAAATCTATAGAGATCAATCCAAACTATAGCAAGGCATATGGCCGTTTGGGGTTTGCTTATTATGCTCAAGGGAAGTACAAGGATGCAATTGACAAAGGATTTAGGAAAGGTTGATGGTTTTGATTCATTGTGCAAACATGTATCCTGTTTATGTACAAAAATAGCGACTATATTCAGGATACTGTTTATTGTTGTCTACTCTTGCCACCATGTGCTGTGGGAATTTAAGCTGCGCATTGCTTTAGAACGAACTCATGGAACTGAGttattatcaaatattttcttatgtTTGATTGACATTCTCATATTGTTGCAACTGGATACTTTTCTGTACTCGGTAAAACTTGAGATTTTTGTAGTTTGTGGAAAACTGTCCTCTGATATATGTATCTTTTTCATGGCAGCATTGCAACTTGATCCTACTAATAATGCGGTGAAGGAAAATATCAGGGTTAGTTGATGAATCTTACTGGTAACAGAAACTACTATTTTGTGTGGTGATTCGAATGCTTGCTCTTGATTTgatttcttcttaatttttagGTTGCTGAAcagaaattgaaagaagagCAACAAAGACCCTATCAGGCACTTGTTTAATTCACCAGCCACACGCTTTACCTAAAAGTTGCCTTTTATTTCATGTGAAAATAAAAGAGAATACTAGTATTTAAACGACAAATACTTTAACATCGTCAGGAATTTTGGAAGTTTATGAATTGTTGTCGATGATCTGGCCGTAAGATGAATATATCATTTTTGAACTAGATTGGAAATTCTTATAAATTATTAATGAATATTGTTCTATTTATATTCCCCCATGCAGAATTCAGCCTCCACCAGTCACGGAGAATCAAGCCAACAATCTGAAGGTGGATCAAGAAGCTGTTTTGCAGCACCGCCACCATTTCCATCCATGCCATTCAACATTGATGCTCTTCCTATGGATTTCGCTAGCATGCTAAGAAACATGTCCACCTACGCAAATCCAGGACAAATATTTGAAAACCAACCTGCGGGACAAAGTGACACTGGTGCACGTGCTGAACCAGAGATAAGAGGAGGTGGGAACATTAATCTCGATGTTAACGAACTACCTGAAGAGGTATCTGGGGCATTTAGGTCTATGGTGGGAATGTTTTCAGGAACATCGCCTCAAGGTAATCAACAAGACGACTTCCCTGGAAGATCATCATCAAGCTGAGGTACAAAATGCAGGATGAATATTCTATACAGTCACATTGATATTCTCCCTTTAGTTGGAGAGGTGTTATGTTGACCTAATATATGGGTTTCTTGTAGATTTAGGGACCACGGTGATAATTTGTGTGCCACATGTTACTAGGTGAGGGTGGCTTTATCTTCGTGGCCAGAGATGCAAATGGATTAAATCGAGCAAATTTTTTTAGCCAGCTCAAATGTTAAAAATGTACTATTTTGGTTTGAGTTTGAATTTGTATCTGATTGGTTTGTTTCAAACCAATTATCAAGTTCCATCTAGCAATTATTCAAATCTGTGTCCGGACTTGTGAACTTGCttaattttatgttaaattgaaaaaaaaatataatgaaactgtagaaaatatattttttaaattgacAAAAAACtgtaaattttaaattgtaAGGTTCATATAAAATATGTTAAGAATAAAGCTAATATTTACTTATCTACAATACGTTTCTGTAATTAATATAAAGCTTGTATCCGTAAATATGTTGACAAGTTCTTTTTTATTATATTCGGGGTCGGGGGAGAGGATTTTGCCAGTCTCGCCGGGGACATTTGATGCCTGCAGGGCACGACATATGTGGCAATATGTTGGCACAGTTTTACATGTTACTAGCAAGTTACACGTGCAACGGTGAATAAACGTTGTAATGAGTAAGTGGACATAAAACACTTATATTGAGTGAAAtcgaaaaaatcattttctattgaATATTCATAATATGAAAAAGTGTTATCAAATTTTTTCTTGtttaatttttagtttttgGGTATCTCTGTGTGGCTGTTTTGTCTAAGTTTCCTCATCATTTTACTGAAATCATCTATTTTTTCATTATCTTGAATTTTATGGTTTCTCTTTTGGAACATGATGAaatttgtttctttttatgtggtTTTGTCATTTCCTTAGTatctcaaattaaaattcaaaatgttgattttatgttatataataaattataatgagcATAATATATAGGACGAATTGAACtgaaaatttttttgaaaaaaatacatatCTAAGCATCATGTATAAGGTATAATAACCTAAAAATCAACTCAATTATGGATTTTATAAAtgcataaatcataatttatataagtgaagCACAATAAtgacaaataattattaatttaaaatatttgtgactaactcatcaaaatattatcaaaactaatgaaataatattattgataatgaaatataacctctaatattcaatttaaatattatttaacctactacaaaacttttttaccttttatttttagaattatatatcatagataaattaattttcatatacattagttaatgaataaatttttaaaaaatacataatttatatttttcattaagccTTCAATTACGAGGTgaataaattctttaaaaaatatttgtttttaaaatttgttttcaattgtTTTTAGACGGTTGAAAATTTTTCTCATGAACCACGTGAAAAATGCGGAAGACAGTtcaatatttctaatgaaattTTCAACCGGTTGACAATCTAAACAACAAGATTTAGTTCGAAATATAAAGACTTGTGAAAAGTAAAGACATgagaattttatggatgttcggagaaaaacactcatacgtcaccccttcttcctctgtATGAATGATTCTACTAAAAGACTTTAGGTTTACAAAATTTTTTACAACaacccactccaatcaggacttatcacactgcctgttttggaTCTCTTAGTAATCACTTTATACTTCTGGATTTTTAGAACTCTCGGTTCACCAGACACCACTATTAATCAAATAACTCAAAAGATTATTGATGTAAGTAAACGATTTGTTTTAGTAGCACGAATTTGATCATTGAATGATCAGATAACTTTCTGTTGACTGCGTGCTTGATGAGCGATACATATATGATCTTTGATTGTGCTCAAACTCTTTAAGTATGCAGGCTTGAAGATAATCACACTGTTGAAAGCTAGATGATTATTTATCGCGTTGATGTTTTTCTTACATACTTCCAGTTCTTCTTATATAAGCTGTCATTCAAACGGTTGGAAAGAGATGAATAACATTAACATGTAATACTTCCAGCGCTTCTTATTTTTATGTGCttagtgattgtatatgtatgtCCATTGGATATTTCAAATTATATGTTTTCTATGATacattttttaatatcaaataggTCGTAATATTGAACATTTGAAATCATTTGCTTTTTAAGTTTTACAGTTGTATCATAGACAAATTATATGTAATATTTCTGTCACTTATTTTGTTGttgattttttcttaaaatttcataaatagtatatatatatatatatataaaaattaaaaattataaataaaaagatcacataatatcaaattttatgtattggatttataaatttttctgagatataattttttttaaaattgcttctattattcatttttaaatatcaaaaatcaattgatttttaagttttatagtTGTATCATAGACAAATTATATGCAATATTTCTGTCAATTATTTTGTTGttgattttttcttaaaatttcataaatagtacatatatatatatatatatatatatatatatatatatatattatattatataaaaattaaaaattataaatcaaaatatcacagAATACCAAATTTTAtgtattgaatttataaatttttctgagatataatttttttttaaaattgcttCTATTATCCATTTTTAAATGTCAAACAAAATGGTCATAGAATATCTGAGACGATGAAActaattgttttaaaattttgccttaaatttatatattatgagaGTTGATTTTAGAACTGAAGCCAAGAAAAGATTTTAGTTCTGATTTTAGTTTCACTGTTTTTGAAAACCATGGTCGGGTTTAACTTTAGACCCTGACGCCTAAATCTTAAATATTCTTAGTAGATGTTTCCAATACTACcaaaattttgtttatttaatttataaatttgtctgatatataattttttttaaaaaaaatctattaaaatttttaaatttcttattatAGCTAACTATCTGAATTTTTCTATGAGattcatattttatgatattattaatatattaacattcataattattgatataaattctactaaataatttattaaactctttACTTTCAATTTTtagttaaaaaattataaaatatattagtattaaattttatattaatatattattatatatttatcatCTTATAGTATTAttgcatatataattattttttcttatatCTTCTTGTGATATTATAATTTACTACTTAATTAGAAACTACACTAAAATATAATTACTGATATAAATTACTACAATCAATATATATTGTAGTGATAATTCATTAGCATTTGTTAGACtactaattatatattatgtggAATAATTAGGctactaattaattatatattaggtggaataaattaaaaattttgatatttcatttttacTATTACAACAATTAGAAATTCACATATATATCTTTATTGAATGCTTGGATTTGTATTGACGAGGACTTAAAAGACAAATGTTTTGGTTATAACCTAtagattaatattaataattaattaaaatctataaattaatgaaAGACTTAAAAGACAAATCACAATTCTAAAAAGATTGGCTCTTTTATATAGGTAAGTGATTGATTAATCTATAAGTTTATCATTGAGGTAATATTTacttattaaatttataattttgatatacttTATTATATCTAATAGTGAATGTCAACTCGATAGTAGGTGAAATCTCCATTCCCGCCTTTATATCcgattcaaaaatattaatgtgATTGAACCAACGATAAATTACGGGACGAGTTCGGAGATATGTATAGTATCTTCATAACTGTCTGAACTATTTCggagattttaaaaaatctcCGAACCCgaactcaaccccaaaaaaaGGAGCTTTTATGGCAAGGTCACAGAcgaaagagaagaaaaaaatggtccaataataacaaaataaattatatttttagaatatttctattaacaaaataaaaaatataaaaaatttggtCCCATATCCAAAATGCTGGATGAAACGTAAACCGGTGCCGTCTCCATTTATAGAGTGGAAGTTAATCTCCCCCTACGAAACTCTATCGTCGACTGACTTTAACccacaaaaaatcattttattcTTCAATTAaggtaaatttattatttaatatccCGAAAGCTTTCGATTGAATTGCTGAATTTACTCTATATTTCCTGCTTTCCATGAATTTGCATTTGCAGCTTTTGGCTTAttcttttttccaaaaaaaaaaaaaaatttcgcctTGATAGACGAAAAATATTAGCAATTGACCAGTCGCTTTATCTATTTGTTGAAATTGGCTGAGTGGTTGAGGAATAACTagctatttttttatttttccaatttATATAATGGACTCATGTCTGGAATTGAATTGAAATTTTTTGAAGCTTAAGCTTGAGGTGGGGTTAGCCCAGGATCAGGATCTTTTAATAGCAATCACATCACAAATATCTCAACTTCTTTATGTTCTATGTTGGATTAAGGTGTGAGAATCGCAttatgatggatgagtaaacTGTCTCTAATAGACTGGCTATCTTGGGTGCTGTCTTTGAGGTTTGGCAAGAGAGTGATGCTTTATACTGACATACTCTTCTACTTTATGCCTGGTCAAGATTCTGCTCGAAAAGAAATATTAGCATTGCCTTTTTGTTTCCCATTGACTTGAGTTGGAAGGAGAATTGGATGTCTCTTTTGTTGTGTCTCTATCTTGCAAATCTTCTGTTTGGTGATTATATGTTTTGCAAGTGTCGCACTGTTTATCCATTGTTGGTGTATATATCGAGAAATGTGCTGGTGAAACAGCGGGACAGAGATCCCTGCTTGGCATTTGGCTTTTGTTCGCTTTTTCTTATTCTTGATTATATTCAGGAAGTGATATTCTTCTTGCTTGGAGGTCACTGATTGATGGATCCTGATAGCATGAAGTTTGGGAGAGGTGAGATATGCATATGATACAGGTCCATGATTCTTCGTTTTTTTCATTACCTTCTTGAAAATAAGCTATATTTCAGCCAAGAGGCCTGAGCATACCCTTTTTGGGATTGGTCTAAAATTCCGATTTTTGACAAGAAACAGGAAGTAGAACAACTTAAAATACTTCCTTTTTGGTAATTTTAGGTCTTCTCAATTGCAATACAATTTCTTTATTTTCCACTTGAACAAAAAGCATAATTCCTGAAGCTTTTGGATTGTTGTGTCATAGGAAGAAAGTGTGAAAGACAAACTGTATTTTTTAGTTATTTGTTACTAAGACAAATCATGTAATTTCTTTGAGTTCCTATTCCCGTTCTTTTTTAATTGGTTCTGTTGTTGCAGTATGGCCAAGAGAACTTACCGGTGGTCAGGACCTTATAAGCCTCTACAAGCTGCTGCCTCACCTCGACTTTTTCTGCAAGAAGCCACATACTCTGTCAATCCTAGATGCATGCTATCTTTACAATGTGGTTGGTGACACAAAAATTAGAAAAGGGGAAGGAATGCAATTGAACGAGCTTGTTCATaatatgttctcaaaagaaaacAACACATGCATACAACCGTTAGAGTTAGATGTTCTTAGAGAAGCCTTTGCCCTCAGGGGAACAGCATCAGTCGACTCATCTTCTGTAAGTTCCCAACTAGTGGTTTTTGCTGAATTTCTTACAAGTTTCACTGTGACTAGCTAATCCTTTTGACGGACATTGGGATAATTAGCTCTCTGTTAAATCTGTTGGGATCTTTGGTGCTGTGCAGTCTGAGAAATGTAGCAGAGCTGCTAGAAAACGTAAAAGTGAGTCCAAAGACGAGCATAAAAATCACAAGGTCGGAAAGTTCGAGGACAACAACGTTCTTAAAAGGCACAAGCATCGTCATAAAGATTGTAGTAAACAGAGAGAAAAGGAGAAACATGATGATCAAAGGGGCGAATTGGGTGACTGAGTAGgagataaattcatatatattgAAGGGGGAGAACCGAGGATATGATTCTGGTGCTGTGCACGCAGAAGAAGTGAACATAATGATGAAGATATTTCTAACAACTTTTTCTACCACCTACATTAGGGGAGGGAGGGTGGATTTGAATTCTGCCTCTTTTTATATCAATACATGAATGACAAAAATTTAACGAGCTTTAATTTCTTCATTCTTTAGCTGTAATTCAACTTTTCCTACCTGTGGAACTATATTGTATAAATTTTAGATATCTCATGGTCTACATCTATACAAAATGACTAAATGCAATATTTGTAGaataatattaaacaaaaaCACCAATATTTATTACTAAtgtttgaaataaattatttttgtttcGCCAATGTCAAAAGTAGTTTAAAATTGGAGATAATTTTTTTAGAGTATTGTTATTTGCACcctatttattttttgtttacaTTCTATTTTACTAGGTATAGGGACCTCAAATTTTTTGAGGTTTTGACCCAAGGTTTTATGCGGTAAATGATAAATGTTGTTAGGTGTTTGTCCAATTTGGTATATGGTAAATGGTAAATTTTGTTTATAAGTAAAAACGCTAAATATGTATTCATATttgtatatatgtatttatataagcCTTTTTTAAAATGGGTGACATTTATATAAGTTTTTAAGTTCGTTAAATAATGAAGTATGTAAAAAGCTTTGTAGATACCTAAAggattttttatgtatttataaACCAAAAGTTTATTTTTTCAGTTTTTGTGAATATTGATATTTTTAGGAAAGCTAAGTGACAAGCTATACGTTATTGAATATTGTtatcaaaatattaataaagtTTAAACATCATAATAGCATGCTAATTTACATAAATTCGATGTACTGTATTTAGATAGCACATGCCTAGGAAAAACAAAAAGCTTAGTTATGTTTCTATTACTGCAAGATAATTTCGTTCCTGGTTTCTGCTTGTGGGATTGTACCTGAAGAAAACAAAGACAACAGTAAGGTGAGTTAGAATCGAGTTTATTAGTTGGTGTGTATTCGTAGAAATTTAATCTATCATAAAAGAAAATAGGCTAGAAAATCTAATCATACTATTTTAgattaatataaataaacaaCTGGTGAAAATGTGgggatttgattaaattttttttccccttAACGAACAGAAATTATTGTTCGTAGGTAAGATTAAGCAAC
This Primulina tabacum isolate GXHZ01 unplaced genomic scaffold, ASM2559414v2 Contig104, whole genome shotgun sequence DNA region includes the following protein-coding sequences:
- the LOC142534044 gene encoding uncharacterized protein LOC142534044 isoform X1; this translates as MTNLKTDSPLSRRIATSFLRFLHSGTHFTNAYMVEPLPGVDSESLEVARECLAEIFKIDSSALYNQSNCDSLVDIFSSREAIAGCETDSAGISNGASTSAAKNSEVLEALLSLGQDTTREHYSNGKDELFGHFFGALEKVHYFSRMPDGNDDQVQLDRATLVFHNAVEEMQVTGCQTFDQKSLAETFKSQGNKAMQSKLYKEAIELYTFAIALFADHAVYFCNRAAAYAQIYRYAEAVQDCLKSIEINPNYSKAYGRLGFAYYAQGKYKDAIDKGFRKALQLDPTNNAVKENIRVAEQKLKEEQQRPYQQNSASTSHGESSQQSEGGSRSCFAAPPPFPSMPFNIDALPMDFASMLRNMSTYANPGQIFENQPAGQSDTGARAEPEIRGGGNINLDVNELPEEVSGAFRSMVGMFSGTSPQGNQQDDFPGRSSSS
- the LOC142534044 gene encoding uncharacterized protein LOC142534044 isoform X4 translates to MTNLKTDSPLSRRIATSFLRFLHSGTHFTNAYMVEPLPGVDSESLEVARECLAEIFKIDSSALYNQSNCDSLVDIFSSREAIAGCETDSAGISNGASTSAAKNSEVLEALLSLGQDTTREHYSNGKDELFGHFFGALEKVHYFSRMPDGNDDQVQLDRATLVFHNAVEEMQVTGCQTFDQKSLAETFKSQGNKAMQSKLYKEAIELYTFAIALFADHAVYFCNRAAAYAQIYRYAEAVQDCLKSIEINPNYSKAYGRLGFAYYAQGKYKDAIDKGFRKALQLDPTNNAVKENIRNSASTSHGESSQQSEGGSRSCFAAPPPFPSMPFNIDALPMDFASMLRNMSTYANPGQIFENQPAGQSDTGARAEPEIRGGGNINLDVNELPEEVSGAFRSMVGMFSGTSPQGNQQDDFPGRSSSS
- the LOC142534044 gene encoding uncharacterized protein LOC142534044 isoform X2, yielding MTNLKTDSPLSRRIATSFLRFLHSGTHFTNAYMVEPLPGVDSESLEVARECLAEIFKIDSSALYNQSNCDSLVDIFSSREAIAGCETDSAGISNGASTSAAKNSEVLEALLSLGQDTTREHYSNGKDELFGHFFGALEKVHYFSRMPDGNDDQVQLDRATLVFHNAVEEMQVTGCQTFDQKSLAETFKSQGNKAMQSKLYKEAIELYTFAIALFADHAVYFCNRAAAYAQIYRYAEAVQDCLKSIEINPNYSKAYGRLGFAYYAQGKYKDAIDKGFRKALQLDPTNNAVKENIRVAEQKLKEEQQRPYQNSASTSHGESSQQSEGGSRSCFAAPPPFPSMPFNIDALPMDFASMLRNMSTYANPGQIFENQPAGQSDTGARAEPEIRGGGNINLDVNELPEEVSGAFRSMVGMFSGTSPQGNQQDDFPGRSSSS
- the LOC142534044 gene encoding uncharacterized protein LOC142534044 isoform X3; this encodes MTNLKTDSPLSRRIATSFLRFLHSVEPLPGVDSESLEVARECLAEIFKIDSSALYNQSNCDSLVDIFSSREAIAGCETDSAGISNGASTSAAKNSEVLEALLSLGQDTTREHYSNGKDELFGHFFGALEKVHYFSRMPDGNDDQVQLDRATLVFHNAVEEMQVTGCQTFDQKSLAETFKSQGNKAMQSKLYKEAIELYTFAIALFADHAVYFCNRAAAYAQIYRYAEAVQDCLKSIEINPNYSKAYGRLGFAYYAQGKYKDAIDKGFRKALQLDPTNNAVKENIRVAEQKLKEEQQRPYQQNSASTSHGESSQQSEGGSRSCFAAPPPFPSMPFNIDALPMDFASMLRNMSTYANPGQIFENQPAGQSDTGARAEPEIRGGGNINLDVNELPEEVSGAFRSMVGMFSGTSPQGNQQDDFPGRSSSS
- the LOC142534083 gene encoding putative mediator of RNA polymerase II transcription subunit 19b: MDPDSMKFGRVWPRELTGGQDLISLYKLLPHLDFFCKKPHTLSILDACYLYNVVGDTKIRKGEGMQLNELVHNMFSKENNTCIQPLELDVLREAFALRGTASVDSSSSEKCSRAARKRKSESKDEHKNHKVGKFEDNNVLKRHKHRHKDCSKQREKEKHDDQRGELGD